A window of Saccopteryx leptura isolate mSacLep1 chromosome 5, mSacLep1_pri_phased_curated, whole genome shotgun sequence contains these coding sequences:
- the LOC136406161 gene encoding UDP-glucuronosyltransferase 2B31-like yields the protein MAEGFSFLKRSICSTRMSTKWISVLLLLQLSCSISPACCGKVLVWPMEYSHWINIKTILDELVQRGHEVTVLTSSASILVDPNKPSAIKFEIYPTSSTKDVFENLFARLISDFINLPKDTFWSYFSLLQQIFWEYFDFIQKLCKNVVINKKLMTKLQESKFDVILADPVALCGELLAELLKIPLVYSFRFAPGNTFERQSGHLPFMPSYVPVVLSELSDRMTFMERVKNMLYVLCFDFWFQTFNEKKWDQFYSEVLGRPTTVSELMGKADMWLIRTYWDFAFPHPLLPHFEFVGGLHCKPAKPLPKEMEEFAQSSGEHGIVVFTLGSMVTNMTEEKANEIASALAQIPQKVIWRYDGKKPDTLGPNTRLYKWLPQNDLLGHPKTKAFITHGGTNGIYEAIYHGIPMVGIPLFADQPDNIAHMKTKGAAIRLDFNTISSTKLLNALKTVINDPSYKKNAMTLSRIHHDQPMRPLERAVFWIEFVMRHKGAKHLRPASYDLNWVQYHSLDVIGFLLACVVIVIFVITKFCLFCCQKFAKTGKKKKRE from the exons ATGGCAGAAGGATTCAGCTTTTTGAAAAGAAGCATTTGTTCCACCAGGATGTCTACGAAGTGGATTTCAGTTCTGCTGCTGCTACAGCTGAGCTGTTCCATTAGCCCTGCGTGTTGTGGAAAGGTGCTGGTGTGGCCCATGGAATACAGCCATTGGATCAATATAAAGACAATCCTGGATGAACTCGTCCAGAGAGGCCATGAAGTGACCGTTCTGACATCTTCAGCTTCAATTCTTGTTGACCCCAACAAACCGTCTGCCATTAAATTTGAGATTTATCCTACATCGTCAACAAAAGATGTTTTTGAGAATCTTTTTGCAAGACTGATCTCTGATTTTATAAACTTGCCAAAAGATACATTTTGGAGTTATTTCTCACTACTGCAACAAATCTTTTGggaatattttgattttattcaaaAACTCTGTAAAAATGTAGTTATAAACAAGAAACTTATGACAAAACTACAAGAATCAAAGTTTGATGTCATTCTTGCAGACCCGGTCGCACTCTGTGGGGAGCTGCTGGCTGAGCTCCTTAAGATTCCTCTTGTTTACAGCTTCCGATTCGCTCCTGGCAACACATTTGAAAGGCAGAGTGGACACCTTCCCTTTATGCCATCCTATGTACCTGTTGTCTTGTCAGAATTAAGTGATCGAATGACATTCATGGAAAGGGTAAAAAATATGTTGTATGTGCTCTGTTTTGACTTCTGGTTCCAAACATTTAATGAGAAGAAGTGGGATCAGTTTTACAGTGAAGTACTAG GAAGGCCCACTACAGTATCTGAGTTAATGGGGAAAGCTGACATGTGGCTCATTCGAACCTATTGGGATTTTGCATTTCCTCACCCACTTCTGCCACATTTTGAATTTGTTGGAGGGCTCCACTGCAAGCCTGCTAAACCCCTGCCTAAG GAAATGGAAGAGTTTGCCCAGAGCTCTGGAGAACATGGCATTGTGGTGTTCACCCTAGGCTCCATGGTCACGAACATGACAGAAGAAAAAGCCAATGAAATTGCATCAGCCCTTGCCCAGATTCCTCAAAAG GTTATATGGAGATATGATGGCAAAAAACCAGATACTTTAGGGCCAAATACTCGGCTCTATAAATGGCTCCCCCAGAATGACCTTCTTG GTCATCCAAAAACCAAAGCCTTTATCACTCATGGGGGAACCAATGGCATCTATGAGGCGATCTACCATGGGATCCCTATGGTGGGCATTCCCTTGTTTGCGGATCAACCTGATAACATTGCTCACATGAAGACCAAGGGAGCAGCTATAAGATTGGACTTCAACACTATTTCAAGTACAAAATTGCTCAATGCATTGAAGACAGTCATTAATGACCCTTC atataaaaagaatgCCATGACATTATCAAGAATTCACCATGATCAGCCAATGAGACCTCTAGAACGAGCCGTCTTCTGGATTGAGTTTGTCATGCGCCACAAAGGAGCCAAACACCTGCGGCCAGCCTCTTATGACCTCAACTGGGTCCAATACCACTCTTTGGATGTGATTGGGTTCCTGCTGGCCTGTGTGGTAATAGTTATATTTGTAATCACaaagttttgtctgttttgttgccAGAAGTTTGCtaaaacaggaaagaagaaaaaaagagagtag